In the Variovorax sp. S12S4 genome, one interval contains:
- a CDS encoding sigma-70 family RNA polymerase sigma factor: MPTSEELNNLAQAVARNGDRQAFAALFKHFAPRVKSYLIRLGTSEGLAEELAQEAMVSVWRKAPSFDPALANVSTWIFTIARNLRVDHFRRIGNRTADAEELDGDDMPDTLPQPDELLLTRQREAGVRAAMAQLPDEQAQVLRLSFYEEQPHSQIAKALGLPLGTVKSRVRLAVRHLRRLLDGLEP, from the coding sequence ATGCCGACAAGCGAAGAACTCAACAACCTGGCCCAGGCAGTGGCCCGCAACGGCGACCGGCAAGCCTTTGCCGCGCTGTTCAAGCATTTCGCGCCGCGCGTAAAGTCTTACCTGATACGGCTCGGCACCTCCGAAGGGCTGGCCGAGGAGCTGGCCCAGGAAGCCATGGTGAGCGTCTGGCGCAAGGCGCCGAGCTTCGACCCCGCCCTTGCCAATGTTTCCACCTGGATCTTCACCATTGCGCGCAACCTGCGGGTGGACCATTTCAGGCGCATTGGCAACCGCACGGCCGACGCGGAGGAGCTCGACGGCGACGACATGCCCGACACGCTTCCCCAACCGGACGAACTTTTGCTGACGCGGCAGCGCGAAGCCGGCGTGCGCGCGGCCATGGCGCAGTTGCCCGACGAACAGGCGCAGGTGCTGCGCCTTTCCTTTTACGAGGAGCAACCGCACTCGCAGATTGCAAAGGCGCTGGGCCTTCCGCTCGGCACCGTCAAGTCGCGCGTGCGCCTGGCCGTTCGCCATTTGCGGCGGCTGCTCGATGGACTCGAACCATGA
- a CDS encoding ChrR family anti-sigma-E factor produces the protein MTTIQHHPDDELLLAHAAGSLDRGHSVVVASHVENCAHCRERMRVFEAVGGALLDELPPATMAPNALARTMAAIDASPKPLAVPAQAPHPVLPPGMTWPRSLAGCPATRWRWLGPGMRWSRVTLPDDPAANVFLLRIGAGKNLPMHTHSDSELTQVLYGTFHDGRALFGPGDFDEADGSFHHQPVVQAGGECICLASVRGRVLFNGVVARTLGALVGM, from the coding sequence ATGACGACGATTCAACATCACCCAGACGACGAGTTGCTGCTGGCCCATGCGGCGGGCAGCCTTGACCGCGGCCATTCGGTGGTCGTTGCCAGCCATGTCGAGAACTGCGCGCATTGCCGCGAACGCATGCGCGTGTTCGAGGCCGTGGGCGGCGCGCTGCTGGACGAACTGCCGCCCGCAACCATGGCACCCAATGCACTCGCGCGCACGATGGCGGCCATCGACGCATCGCCCAAACCCCTTGCCGTGCCCGCGCAGGCGCCCCACCCCGTGCTTCCGCCCGGCATGACCTGGCCGCGCTCGCTTGCGGGGTGCCCCGCCACGCGCTGGCGCTGGCTGGGGCCCGGCATGCGCTGGAGCCGCGTGACCTTGCCCGACGATCCGGCGGCCAATGTGTTTCTGCTGCGCATTGGCGCGGGCAAGAACCTGCCGATGCACACGCACAGCGACTCCGAGCTCACGCAGGTGCTCTACGGCACCTTCCATGACGGACGCGCGCTGTTCGGCCCGGGCGATTTCGACGAGGCGGACGGCAGCTTTCACCACCAGCCGGTGGTGCAGGCGGGCGGTGAATGCATCTGCCTTGCCTCGGTGCGCGGCCGGGTGCTGTTCAACGGGGTGGTGGCACGCACGCTGGGCGCGCTGGTGGGCATGTAG
- a CDS encoding DUF2177 family protein: MSIRQFAIAYAASAVVFLVLDAIWLTVMADRLYRPALGHLMLERFSLGPAAAFYAIYLAGVVVFAVSPALGSGRWLTSLGLGALLGLMAYATYDLTNQATLKDWSWTVTIADLCWGTFVTAVSAAVAAKVTLAVSR; this comes from the coding sequence ATGTCCATCCGGCAATTCGCCATCGCCTATGCGGCGTCGGCCGTGGTCTTTTTGGTGCTCGACGCCATCTGGCTGACCGTCATGGCCGACCGGCTCTATCGGCCGGCGCTCGGCCATTTGATGCTGGAGCGTTTTTCGCTGGGTCCGGCCGCCGCTTTCTATGCCATTTACCTGGCGGGCGTGGTGGTGTTTGCCGTGTCGCCCGCGCTCGGCAGCGGGCGCTGGCTCACGTCGCTGGGCCTTGGCGCGCTGCTCGGGCTCATGGCCTATGCCACCTATGACCTGACCAACCAGGCCACGCTGAAAGATTGGTCATGGACCGTGACCATCGCCGACCTGTGCTGGGGCACTTTCGTCACCGCGGTTTCGGCTGCAGTGGCGGCCAAGGTGACTTTGGCTGTGAGCCGCTGA
- a CDS encoding DUF6134 family protein yields the protein MKTACYGAMVCLACALAASPAAAAPAGDSIFSVFLDDKPIGEHRFSIGGTEEARSVVSEASFTVKLLGLTVYRYRHRAAEKWRGDCLSELTATTDDDGKASRVRTEAEGDGLAVVTDAGRQALKGCVMSFAYWNPAIQRQPRLLNAQTGRSESVQVSRAGGGTVEVRGRQVAATRWRIDGPAQPIDVWYSAQGEWVGLDSMVDGGRKLVYRLK from the coding sequence ATGAAAACAGCTTGCTACGGCGCAATGGTGTGCCTTGCCTGTGCGCTGGCGGCTTCGCCCGCTGCAGCGGCGCCGGCCGGCGACTCGATCTTCAGCGTGTTCCTCGACGACAAACCCATTGGCGAGCATCGCTTCAGCATCGGTGGCACCGAAGAGGCGCGCAGCGTGGTGAGCGAGGCGAGCTTTACCGTCAAGCTGCTGGGGCTCACCGTGTACCGCTACCGCCATCGCGCCGCCGAGAAATGGCGCGGAGATTGCCTGAGCGAATTGACCGCCACCACAGACGACGACGGCAAGGCCAGCCGCGTGCGGACCGAGGCCGAAGGCGACGGGCTCGCCGTGGTCACCGACGCGGGCCGCCAGGCGCTCAAGGGCTGCGTCATGAGCTTTGCCTACTGGAACCCCGCCATCCAGCGCCAGCCGCGCCTGCTCAATGCGCAGACCGGCCGCAGCGAGAGCGTGCAGGTCAGCCGCGCCGGCGGCGGCACGGTCGAGGTGCGCGGGCGGCAGGTGGCAGCAACGCGCTGGCGCATCGACGGCCCGGCGCAGCCGATCGACGTCTGGTATTCGGCGCAGGGCGAATGGGTCGGGCTCGACTCGATGGTCGACGGTGGGCGCAAACTGGTCTATCGGCTGAAGTGA